Genomic segment of Ptychodera flava strain L36383 unplaced genomic scaffold, AS_Pfla_20210202 Scaffold_34__1_contigs__length_2629520_pilon, whole genome shotgun sequence:
GATTACATCCTTTATCTCTGCTGTACAAGGACCTGAACGACAACTTAGCTCTTGAAGATGAACACACGATAAGAAACTTATGTGATCGGCAAATTCCAAAGCGTAAACTTGAAACTTTACAAACACCCCATGACATCTTCAAATGTTTGGAAGAGTGTGGCATTATATCGGAAACAAATCTTGAGTTTCTGAGAGAGCTTTTGCAGAGTATCAATAGGCGCCCTTTGATAGCTTTGGTGGATAAGTGTGAAAAAAAGTTGCAGGAATGTAAGTATTTACACTGGCTTATGCTGCATATTCCTCTTGAACGAAAACCTCTCTGCCATAGAAATCATACCCAATCCGTTATAGCTAACTCATGTGAATTATTTGGCAAATTGTCACATGTAATCTAATTGACACAATATGATGTTACAGAGTAGAGTCACAGACGGCATATCAGTCATCAGTCAGTCAGCCACACTCAGACTaagaaacataaacatacatatataggcaTACATAATGTCTGGAAAGTTGTTTGTCTGTGTCTCTATTAATGCAGTTTTTACTTATCTTTAACTTTTTTATCCTGTGATTTaagcttatttatttatttatttttatttatttatttatttatttatttttatctatTAAATTTAATTTAGCTCATACAGATACCGTTCATAAAACTGAAGGCAGTGTCAATGGTAGCCGACGTTATGATCCCAGTGACAGTGGTCTCGGAAAGGATGTAGGGACAGTGGCAGCCGTTGCTGATTCAGCTTTCAATCATGATGAAGGGTCTACTATTGCCGACGATAAACCAGCTCAGTCAGGAGAGGTCACTGACAGTCATCAACTGGCTGACCAAAGTGGAGTCGACTCTGATTACGAGCTATTACAAGATGGAGGCACAAAAGAGTGCGACAGTGTGTTTAAGCCACTGGTAAGTAATTGCATGTACTTGATGTCCATGCATAGTGAGTTCACTAAGAGTTGAAGTACATTATAGCAAGGTGTTGTATCGTCGTTGTGTTAATATGGTCATGTAATAAGCTCTCCGTCAAGTCCGTAAAATTTAAAAGTTGTCTTATGCACTTTTAAGAAAATTTCCTTAGACCTTTATATTTACCGAAACCCATTTACTGcatccattttttttttcagcgaCTTCAGCCTCACGGATAATTTCATCCAACTTGTTGCGAATCCAAATTATCATGCATGTAAGCTAGAAATGTATCTCTTGTCCTCTTCCAAAAATGTGTATTCCTTTAACTGCTTTACACTTATTTTATCCAGCATGTTTTgcaatttatgaatttttttctatcatattATCTTCAGCAGACAAACGACCAACGTGCTGACGACAAAGTGAGTGATACTGTTGGTACCGATGAAAGACAAGACGATGGACACGCCGATGACGTGTCAGAAGCTCTTGACAGTCTGGAGTGTCAATCGCAGATCACTGATGCGCAAGAGGATTCATCGATTATCAATGACAGACCAGAACATCAAGATGACTTTACTGGTAGTCAGTTCTTGGTATGCATAAATTCCTCTCTTACTCTACCAAATCTCACCGTCAAGTACTATCAGCTAACTATATCCATTTTGTGAGTTATGaatgtacatttatgtcaagtaACTTTCAATACCAAAACGTTTATATGCTATTCTAATATAGCAGCTCTTCCAAAAAGTAATTCGTTTCATTTCTTATCAAAAAGACTTGGTTCGTTTTACTGTTTGTGTGAAAGTTTCTCATTTTGCATAAGACATCGAGATCTTTAAGTAcctgatgtttgatatgaaacgTATTTTGTATTCTTCTTCTTCACTCTTACTCTTCAATTTTAGCAACTTAAATAAgacaaattaataaatatgtTTGCTAATGCGTataattaaatttttgtctccATTGAGACattacacatttcatttttacatTGTTTAAAGAAGTGCATTTAGTGAAAGACTTCTTtcttatttcccttttgtccCCATATCATGCGGGTGATGCGAACAACTTTTCTCTGAATGAAATGAAAGGATTGATGTAATTTTTATAATCAACATTGAATGTTATTTAATTTCTTAAATCTTTAgtaatttcaaaagttacaataACATTGTAACTTTTTGATTTCGGTAAGTTCTGTGTTGATTACCTAGGTTTACATTGATGTCAAGACAGCCCAGTGATAAGCATGTGACACGCCTGTGTGATATGCATGAGGCTACCATATATGACGGGGAAAGTTGAGAAAAAATTGCAACGGTAACACATACCAAATAGTGCACTGATGTCTATGCTACGTGTAAGCAAGTCGCACACGTAGATGTGTGTTGTAAGCACGTGGCTTAGATATTTCAACACAATATCTTGTCTTTGCAGGATTTCCGAGGTACATTACTCTCTGCGGCTGAGAAGGGCGAAGTCCATTCCCTCGATCATCTTCTAAAGACAGGTTTAGGTATCGACTGTTCTAATGAGGTAATTATGCAGTTGAGCgtaatattttctgtgcgataTAATATATCCTTGAAACGTCTTTCAATTGTGATTTTGTCATTCTCAGCTAAATCTCTCGTCTATCATGTAGGTCTTAAAAGTTATATTTACATTTCCCATATACTTTGACTTCGAATTGCAAGAAATTGTTCGACATTATTTGATATCTATTCGATATACTTCCGAAAGTGCTGCCAGTATCGCCTGCTCTCATATACTACACCGATCTATACTGAAATATAATATACCGAATGTTACGGTCCTAAACGTTTTGATGctaataattattatttaattCCCGTTGTACCCTGTGATTTTTATACCCAGGATAGAAACACCGCGTTGATTCTCGCTTCAAAGAACGGTCATAGTAAATGCGTAGAATTCCTACTGAAACACAAGGCAAACGTTGTCCATAGGAACGAGGTAGGACAATCaatcaatatgtcattgtaccaAAGTCAAACATTTATGAAACTGTAACTTTACTAAAGTGACTATCAATAAATATGTAAAGATATCATGGCATTTTATGGCACTCAACAGATCGTAGAAAATTTTGTAATAATACCAGCTACATTGACATGAAATATTCAACGTTGAGCATCTTTATTTTATATTACTTGAAATatggcagagagagagagagagagagagagagagagagagagagagagagagagagagagagagagagagagagagagagagagagagagagagagagctctaAGCTCGTGTCTTTATTATTCAATGCTATTTTCTTCAACAGTCGAGTGAAACGTGCCTCCATGTGGCGATTCAGTCTGGCCATGCAGAAATCGTCGAAATCCTTCTAAAGTTGAAAGGATTGAAGATCGTGAAAGACAATGTAAGCATACTGTGtttatcaaaacaacatttaccAGACTTCTTGTTTTTTTGTACGTGGTGTGAGGTGATACGTCATTTAGGCTACATTACACACCTTTTAATTTGATTGCTTTACGTAACTTCAACGCCGCTTTAAGGCCGTAGCATAATTTTACGTCGTAACCATATAAATGAGGGAAGAGACAATGAAAAGTTAGATTTGTAGGAAGATTGCAAGAATCTATGTTGTATCTATGATACCCCTAAGTTCCCTTATTAAAAGttcgaaattttatgaaactttaaCTTCACAAGAGTgactttcattaaatatgtaaaatattctttcgCGATTTATTGTTTGTAGGAATATCAAGCGCTACTTCGCCTAGCTGTGAAAGGAGATCATTCAAAAGTTCTTGGGATTTTGATGGAAAGTAGCTCTGTGACAGAAAACCAAGCTAAGGTAACTTGAAAAGATATGATTCTAAATGAACTACGACACAATCCTGGACATCTTAGTTTTCATGCGAATAGGGTCAAAATGCAGCGTTCGATTGAATACCATGCACTCAATATACATTTATCTGTGGAATGTAAAAA
This window contains:
- the LOC139127648 gene encoding uncharacterized protein, encoding MADIGLHPLSLLYKDLNDNLALEDEHTIRNLCDRQIPKRKLETLQTPHDIFKCLEECGIISETNLEFLRELLQSINRRPLIALVDKCEKKLQEYTVHKTEGSVNGSRRYDPSDSGLGKDVGTVAAVADSAFNHDEGSTIADDKPAQSGEVTDSHQLADQSGVDSDYELLQDGGTKECDSVFKPLQTNDQRADDKVSDTVGTDERQDDGHADDVSEALDSLECQSQITDAQEDSSIINDRPEHQDDFTGSQFLDFRGTLLSAAEKGEVHSLDHLLKTGLGIDCSNELNLSSIM